Below is a window of Synechococcus sp. RSCCF101 DNA.
TGGATGGTGACGGCGCAGGGCCATCAGCACGTAGGCGGCCGTGGCGTAGAGCGACACATCGCCCTCGCAGAGAAACACCACCGCGGCTCCGGCCTCCACCTCCCGCGCCAGCCGGTCGCAGGCCTCGCGCCAGGCCCGTCGCCTCGGTTCGGCCGCCTCCACCACCGGCATCAGCAGGGGCAGCCGACGCTGCTCGGGCCCGATCCAGGGGGCCGCGATCGCCGCCGCCATGCTGGCGGCCCCTTCGGCGCTGATTGGGTAGGCCACCACACCGGCGGCCGCGATCGCCCGCACCGCCGCCACCGTGAGCAGCTCCGGATCCCCGGGCCCCACGCCCACCAGGGTCAGGCCGGCCGGCGCGCTCTCGGCCGCTGCGGCGATGGTGGCGAGGGCAGGCGGAACGGCCACGCGGCAGCGGTCGGGGAGGGAGGCAGGAGGAGAAACCGCAACCCGCCTTCCTAGGGTCGGCCGGATGCTGCGGATGGGCGGTGAGCCGGCTCCTGATCTACGACGTCGCCACAGACGACAGCACGGGAGCACCCGCCGGCCCGCGGGCCCTGCACGAGCAGCCGGAACGGATCGCAGTGGAACTGGCGGCCCGGGGCCTGCGCTTCGAGCGCTGGCCGATCGAGACCACCGCGCCGGCAACCGTCGACACCCCGGACAACGCCACCGCCTCTGAAGCCCTGCTGCAGCGCCATGCCGCCGCCATCGAGCGGGTGCGGAACGAGGTGGGGCTGCAGACGGTGGATGTGGTGCGCCTGGCCCCCGATCACCCGGAGCGGGAGCGCCTGCGGGCCATGTTTCTGCAGGAGCACACCCACAGCGAGGACGAGGTGCGCTTCTTCGTGGAGGGCCGGGGGCTGTTCTGCCTCCACATCGGAGACGAGGTGCTGCAGGTGCTCTGCACCCGGGGCGACTGGATCGCCGTGCCCGCCGGCACCCGCCACTGGTTCGACATGGGACCCCGGCCCCACTTCTGTGCCCTGCGCTTCTTCGGCAACCCGGAGGGCTGGGTGGCCAGCTTCACGGGCTGGGAGGGAGCAGCGCGCTACCCACGCCTCGACGCCCTGCCGGAGGCCCTCAGCTGTGCATCCGGGGCTCAGGGTGCAGCGTCCGCAGGATCGCCGCCTCCGCCTGAGCCAGTTCCTGCAGGCGCTCCATGATCAGCGGCCGGGGCCAGCGGGCCTCGCAGAGCAGCCAGTACACCCCGAAGTGGCGCGCCTCGCTGGCGAGGAGGTCGCCGTAGAGGCGCCGCAGCTCGGCATCGGGGCTGTGGCTGGCCAGCAGGGCCATCCGCTCGTGGCTGCGGGCTTCGATCAGCCCGGACACGAGGAAGGAATCGAGCATGCGCTGGGGCTCGCCGCGGCGCACCAGCGCCGCCAGCGACGCGCCATAGGGCGGCGCCTTGAGGGGCTGCAGGGTTTCACCGCGCGCCTTGATCAGCGCCAGCACCCGCTCGAAATGCTCCAGCTCCTCGCGCGCCAGCGGGCTGAGCACCTCCCCCAGCCCCGGTTCGCAGAGGTAGCGGAACATCAGCTGCACCGCTGCTCCGGCGGCCTTGCGCTCGCAGTGGGCGTGATCGATCAGCACCGCCATCGGATGGGCCAGGGCCTGCTCCAGCCAGGCGGCGCTGCTGGGCTCCGCCAGCCAGCGGATGCGGGCGGTAGCGGCCTCCGGGCTGAGCAGCAGGCTCATCGGGATGCGCCGGCCCCGGCGTCCTCCTTCCGGCGCAGATGCTGCACCAGGCCATCGAGGGCCATCACATAGCTGTGAGCGCCGAAGCCGCTCACCACACCCAGGGCCCGGTCGGCCAGAAGGCTGTGGTGGCGAAAGGATTCCCGGGCGTGCACGTTGCTCAGATGCAGTTCCACATAGGGAAGGGCCACCGCGGCGAGGGCATCGCGCAGGGCGATGGAGGTGTGGGTGTAGGCCGCCGCGTTGATCAGGATGCCATCGATCTGGCCCATGGCCTGCTGGATCCGCTCCACCAGCGCCCCCTCATGGTTGCTCTGGAAACAGGCGAGCTCCACGGTCTGCCGGGCGGCACGGCTGACCAGGTCCTCCTCGATCGCCTGCAGCGAGGCGCTGCCGTAGATGCCGGGTTCACGGCGGCCCAGCAGGTTGAGGTTGGGACCGTTCAGCAGCAGCACCTTCAGGGTCCTCGGCGCGTCGGCTGGTAGGGTCACGTGGTGTGGTTCGGGTCGGTGCCCGAGTGGTTAATGGGGGCGGACTGTAAATCCGCTGGCTCTGCCTACGTTGGTTCAAATCCAACCCGGCCCACCTTCCACATGCCCTTGTAGCTCAGCGGTAGAGCACTCCCTTGGTAAGGGAGAGGTCACGAGTTCAAGTCTCGTCAAGGGCTTTTCCGGGGCACGAAGCGGGTCGCGTCATTGGAGCCGCCAGCCAGCATCCCGGCTGAAGGCAGCGGGTCGATCCCCCGACGAGAACCACACCCCCGCAGAGGTAATCCGTCAGGCGGGTCTGGACCGGCGTTGGCAGGCCGGACACATCAAACACCACCGGCACGCCGGTGCGAACCGAATCGATCGCGCTGGCGGCATCATCGAAACTGCTGGCTCTGAGAACCAACAGCTCGGTCGCGGGCGACGGCGGCAGCGACGCGGATCGTCGAGCGGATGAGGCACGCGTCGATGGCTCCTGCGGTCGTTCCACGGAGACAGCGGGCGAAGGATGGAGCACCAGTTCGCCACGGAAGCCTGGGCCCGTCAAAAACACCCGTCTCGCGCTTCTCGTACACGTCTGATCGCGAGAAGCCTGTCCTGGCAGGCCAGGAGGAGGGAGATCGACTCAACAACCGCCGGAAAAACGCACGGCATGAGCCTGTCAAGTGGAAACCGGGGTTTTCCAGAGCCAGGTGCGAAACAGCCTGCACTGAATCAGCTTCGCCAGCAGCCTGCTGTGGAAAGTCCCGCATCAACCTGTGGAAACAGCTCGGATGCAGCTGTGGAAAAGCAACGGTTGAGCATTGCTGATGGCTTCATGGCTTCGTCCTGTTCCCCCAGCCCAGGCGGCACGCTCCCCTGATTCCCGCTGCGCCGTCTCGGAGCACCATCCTGGACCCTGCCTCCAAGCCTCGCTGCCGCATGCCCCGTTGTTCACGCCGCGTGACCATGGCGGGCGCCCTGCTCAGCCTGCTGACGGGCCTGGGCGCTGCGCCCGTCTGGGCTCAGCCGAGCCCGGAAGCTCCGGAGGCGATCGAGGCCTCCCGCCCCACCGTGTCGCGTGCCGAGGGGCGGTCCCTGGTGGTCACGGCCCATCCCCTGGCCAGCCAGGCCGCCCTGGCCGTGCTGCGCGAGGGCGGCAGCGCCATGGATGCTGTCGTGACCGCCCAGACGGTGCTGGCGGTGGTGGAGCCCCAGAGCTCGGGGCTGGGAGGGGGCGGTTTCCTGCTGCACTGGGATCAGGCCAGCGGCCGGCTGCAGGCCTTCGATGGCCGGGAAACGGCTCCGGCCCACGCCACCCCCGCCAGCTGGCTGAAGAGCGATGGCACGCCGCTGCCCTGGCTGGAGGCCACGCGCACCCTCACCGCCATCGGCGTGCCCGGCACAGTCGCCCTCCTCGCCGAAGCCCACCGTCGCTTCGGGGAGCAGCCCTGGGGTGAGCTGCTCCAGCCCGCCATCGCGCTGGCTGACGGTGGCTTCCGCGTGACGCCCCGGCTGCAGCGCTCCATCGCCCTGGCCGAACGCCTCGGCACCGGCCACAGCCCGGCCTTCCGCCGGCTCTACCGCCCGGACGGAGAGCCGGCCGCTGTGGGCAGCCGGCTGCGCAACCCGGAGCTGGCGGCCACCCTGCGGCGCCTGGCCGCGGGAGGCGGCGACGCCTTCTACCGCGGCGAGCAGGCCCGCAGCCTGCTCGCCGGGCTGCGGGGCCTGGCGCGGCAGGGAGCCCGCGGGCGGGGCTTCGCCGCTGAGGATCTGGCGGCCTACCGGGCCCTGGAACGGAAGCCCCTGTGCCTGCCCTACCGGCGCTGGCGGGTCTGCAGCGTGCCGCCCCCGAGCGGCGGCGGCCTGGCGCTGCTGCAGAGCCTGGCCCTGCTCCAGGCCCGCCTACCGGAGCCCGCACCGGAGGAGGAGTTGAAGGCCTGGCATCTGCGGGCCGAAGCCCTGCGGCTGGCCGATGCCGACCGCGCCCACTGGGTGCGGGATCCGGCCGAGGGCCCCATACCCCTGCAGGGGCTGCTCGATCCGGCCTACCTGCAGCAGCGGGCAACACGCATCGATCCGGAGCGGCCGACCCCCGCCCCGGCCGCCGGCACGCCGCCCGGCAGCGCCGGCCTCCGCTTCGCCAGCCAGTCCCGCGGCGCCGGGGGCGGCACCACCCATCTTGTGGTGGTGGATGCCGCCGGCAACATCGCCAGCTTCAGCGGCTCGGTGGAGACCGTGTTCGGCAGCCGGCACCTGGTGGACGGCATGGTGCTGAACAACCAGCTCACCGACTTCTCCTTCCGGCCCGAGCGGGACGGCCTGCCCATCGCCAACCGCATCGATGCCGGCAAACGGCCCATGAGCGCCATGGCCCCGCTGATCGTGTTCGACGGCAACCGGCCCGTGCTGGCCCTGGGCTCACCGGGTGGCTGGCTGATTCCCCACTATCTGGTGGGAGCCCTGCAGGCCGCGCTCGACTGGGACCTGCCGGCCGCCGAGGTGGTGGCCCTTCCCCATCTGGCCGTCCGGCCCGAGACGACCCTGCTGGAGGAGGCCCCCGCTCACCCGGCTGACGGGCTGAGCGAGCTGGGGCACCGGATTGAGCGGCGGGGCTTCAGCAGCGGCCTGGCCCTGATCCGGCGCCGCGGCGATCGCTGGCGTGGCGCCGCCGACCCACGACGGGAGGGATCGGCGCTGGCACTGCCCTGAACCCGCTTCTGCCGCCTGCGGCGACGCTCAGGCCGGCAGCACCAGCACCTCCCGTGCCGGGATGCGGGATGGGGTTTCCGCGTCCAGGTTCGAGAGGAGAGCCTCGGGCACGGGCCGCTCCTCCCGGCTGCGGTTGAAGACCAGATGCAGCCGGTCGCCGTCCTGCCAGCGCTCGAGCCAGAGCCCCCAGCAGACGCCGCTGTCGTCGCTGAGCTCCCGCAGCCGCCAGCCGTCGCCCCGCAGTGCCGGATGGCGGGCCCGCCGCGCCGTCAGCTCCTGCAGCAGGCGGGTGAGCTCCGGGTCCACCACCACGGCGGCTTTCGCCCCGGCAGCGCCCCCTTGTTCCAGTGGCCGCCAGGGCAGGGCTTCCCGGCAGCCGGGTTCCGGGCCGCCGCTCAGGCCCACCTCCGTGCCGTAATAGATGCAGGGTGCGCCTGGCAGGGCGAAGAGAAACTGCAGCGCCAGCGTCAGAGCGCTGCGATCCCCCCCGAGCACATGCAGCGCCCGCGGCACGTCGTGGCTGTCCAGCAGGTTGAGTTGGCAGCGGTTGACCGCCGCCGTGTACCAGCCCAGGGTCTGCTCCACCACCGTCAGGAAGCCGGCCCCATCGAGGGGGCCATAGGGCATGGCCTGAAAGGCCAGGTCCGAGCGGATCGTCTCCGCTCCGAAGAAGCCCAGGCTGCTCCAGGCCATGCGGTAGTTCATCACCCCGTCGAACCGGTCCCCGGCCAGCCAGGGGCGGGCATCGCCCCAGATCTCGCCCACGATCCAGGCCTCGGGGTTCACCGCCTTCACCATCCGGCGGAAGGGCAGCCAGAAGCCCGATTCCACCTCGTCCGGCACGTCCAGGCGCCAGCCGTCGATGCCCCGCTCCAGCCAGTGGCGCGCCACGTCCAGCAGGAAGTCCCGCACCGGTGGATGGGCGTGGCGGAACTTGGGCAGGGCGGGGGCGTTCCACCAGCAGTGGTAGCCGCAGGTGTCCGAAGGGCTGCGGGGATAGGGATCGATCGGCCAGCGCTCCACCACGAACCAGTCGCGGTAGGGGGAGTCGGCACCGTTCTCCACCAGGTGGTGAAAGGGCCAGAAGCCGCGGCCGCAGTGGTTGAACACCCCGTCGAGCACCAGCCGCATGCCGCGCGCATGCACGGCCTCCAGCAGGGCCGAGAAGGCCTCCTCGCCGCCCAGCAGGGGATCGACCCGCAGGTAGTCGTCCGTGTGGTAACGGTGATTGCTGGCCGACTGGAAGATCGGGTTCAGCAGCAGGCAGGTGGCCCCCAGCGACTGGATGTGATCCAGCCCCTCGATCAGCCCGAGCAGGTCGCCCCCCTGGAAGCCATGCGGGCTGGGGGGACTGCCCCAGGGGTCCAGGGTCAGGCCCGCCTGCTCGCGAACCCGGCCACTGCGGCGGAAGCGGTCGGGGAACACCTGATACACCACCGCATCGGCCACCCAGCTCGGTTCGAGCGACCCGTCGAGACCGCCGCCGCCACCGCCCGTTGCACCGGCCTGTTCCATGCCCATGGCCCGCATCCGGCCTCAGCGTTAGCACTGGAGCAGTGCGATGCGGGCCATGGCCGAACCGCTGATCCTGGCTCTCGATCAGGGCACCAGCAGCTCCAGGGCGGTGCTGTACACCCCGTCGGGCCGGCAGGTGGCCTCCGCCAGCGCGCCGCTGCCGATCCGCTATCCCGCCGATGGCTGGGTGGAGCAGGACGCCGGGGCCATCTGGGACAGCCAGCGGCAGGCGATGCGCTCGCTCGAGACCCAGCTCGATGACGCTCAGCGCCGCGCGGTGGCCGCCTGCGGCATCACCAACCAGCGCGAGACCACCGTGCTCTGGTCCCGCCGCGACGGCCGCGCCCTCGGGCCCGCCCTCGTCTGGCAGGACGGGCGCACCGCCGCCATCTGCCGGCGCTGGAAGGAGGCGGGCCTGGAGGAGAGCTGGTGCCACCGCACCGGCCTGCTGCTCGATCCGTACTTCAGTGCCAGCAAGATCACCTGGCTGCTGGAGCACGAGCCCGAGGCCGCGGCTGCCGCCGGGCGGGGCGAGCTCTGCTTCGGCACGGTCGACAGCTGGCTGCTGCGGAACCTGGCGGAGGGTCAGCCCCACCGCACGGACATGAGCAACGCCAGCCGCACCCTGCTGATGGACCTGGAACAGCGAACCTGGCTGCCCGATGCCGCCGGCACCTGCGGTCTGCCCGAGAGCGCGCTGCCCGAGCTGTGGCCCTGCCGGGGCGGCTTCGGAACCATCGCCGCCGGCCTGCCCTTCGCCGGGGTGCCGATCACGGCGATGCTGGGCGACCAGCAGGCCGCCACCCTCGGCCAGCTCTGCCTCCGGGCGGGCGAGGCCAAATGCACCTATGGCACCGGCGCCTTCCTGGTGATCAACACCGGCAGCGAGCTGCGGCGCTCCGACAGCGGCCTGCTCAGCACCCTGGGCTGGACCGACGCCCACGGCACCCCCACCTACTGCCTCGAGGGCAGCCTGTTCAATGCCGGCACGGTGGTGCAGTGGCTGCGGGACGGCCTCGGCTTGTTCGAGCGCTCCGAGGAGGTCAACACCCTGGCGGCGGAGGTGAGCGGCAGCGGCGGCGTGATGCTGGTGCCCGCCTTCACCGGCTGGGGCACGCCCCACTGGGATCCCGGTGCGCGGGCTCTGCTGATCGGCCTCACCCGCGACAGCCGCCGCGGCCACATCGCCCGGGCCGCCCTGGAGGGCATCGCCCTGTCGGTGGCGACGCTGGTCAGCCTGGCGGAGGAGGCCATGGGCACCCCGTTGCAGGAACTGGCCGTGGATGGCGGGGCCGCCGCCTCCGACCTGCTGCTGCAGGCCCAGGCCGATGCGAGCGGGATCACGGTGCGGCGGCCGGCGGATCTGGAGAGCACCGCCAGGGGCGTGGCCATGATGGCCGGCCTGGAGGCCGGGGTCGTGGCCGAGCCATCCGCCTTCGAGGCTGGCGTGCGCGATCCCGGCCCGCGCCGCTTCCAGCCCAGCATGGACAGCGAGGCCCGGAGCCAGTGGCGCCGGCGCTGGGAGGAGGCGGTGCGCCGCAGCCTCCACTGGGACACCTGATCGGTCTGCCATGTCCACCACCCATACCGACCTGCTGGTGATCGGCGGCGGGGCCACCGGTGCGGCCGTGGCCCTCTCCGGCGTGCGGCGTGGACTCTCCGTGGTGCTCGTGGAGGCGGGCGATCTGGCCGGCGGCACCAGCTGCCGCAGCACCAAGCTGCTGCACGGCGGTGTGCGCTACCTGGAGCTGGCCTTCAAGACCTTCGATGCCGGCCAGCTGCGGCTGGTGCGCGAGGCCCTGCTGGAGCGCGGTCACTGGCTCGATCAGGTCCCCTTCCTGGCCCGGCCGCTGGAGCTGGCCCTGCCCACCGGCCAGCCCCTGGCCACGCTCTACTACCGCATCGGCCTGGGCCTCTATGACGCCCTGGCCGGACGCCGCGCCATCGCCCCCAGCCGGGCGGTGAGCGGCGGCACGCTGCAGCGGCTGCTGCCCGGCCTCAGCTCCCGGGCCAGCGGCGCGGTGCTCTACAGCGACGGCCAGTTCGACGACGCCCGGCTGAACCTGCTCCTGGCTCTCACTGCCGCGGCGGAAGGGGCCGACGTGCGCTCCCACTGCCGGGCCCGTGAGCTGCTGCTGGAGAACGGTCGCGTCGGCGGCGCGCTGGTGGAGCAGGGCGGCCGCTGCGAACGGATCGAGGCGGGGGTCGTGGTCAATGCCACGGGTCTGGCCGCCGATGCGGTGCGGCACATGGCCGATCCCGATGCTCCGCCACGGCTCCAGACCAGCCGGGGCGTGCACGTGGTGCTCGAGCAGAACCTCTGTCCGGAGGGTGCCGGGCTCCTGGTGCCCTCCACCGACGACGGGCGCGTGCTGTTCATGCTGCCCTTCCATGGCCGCACCCTGGTGGGCACCACCGACACCCCCTGCCAGGCCGCCGAGGTGAACCGGGCCAGCCCCCAGGAGCGCGACTACCTGCTCGATTACGTGGCGCGCTGGTTCCCGAACCGACCGGTGACCGTCAGTGCCGTGTGGGCCGGCGGCCGGCCGCTGCTGCAGGCCGCCGGGGGCCCCACCGGCAACACCGCCGGCCTGGTGCGGGAGCACGAGGTGGAGACCCTGCCCAGCGGGCTGATCAGCGTGATGGGCGGGAAATGGACCACCTGCCGGCCCATGGCCCACGACACCCTGCAGGCGGTGGAGCGGCAGCTGGGGCGCAGCCTGCCGGCCGAACGCGAAGCTCCGGTGCTGGGCGCCGTGGCCGGGGGCGCGGCGGCGATGGCCGAGCCGCTGCACCGCTGCCGGCAGGACCTGCTCAGCCAACTGCCGGCCGGAGTGCTGCAGGAGGCGCAGGCCGATCACCTCATCGCCTCCCACGGCCTGAGGGCGGACCGGGTGCTGGCCTGCGCCGAGACGCCCGCCGAGCTGGAGCCCCTCAGCCCGGCGGTGCCGCTCTGCGCCGCCGAGATCCGCCACGGCATCCGCCACGAGCAGGCCCGCAGCGCGGTGGAGGTGCTGGCGCGCCGCTGCCGGCTGGCCATGGTCGATCAGGCCGAAGCACGCCGCCTCGCGCCGCTGGTGGAGGAGCTCCTGGACCGGGAAGGCCACCCCCCAACCCCGGCGGGAGCGGCGCCGGGCGACTGGGAGACGCTGGTCTGAGGCTCAGGGGCGGATGCCCCCCGCGGCCACCGTGCCGGCAGGGGCCGCGGGCACGGCCCGCCGCGGCGTCTCGGAGGCCTCATCCCCCTTGCCCTCGCCCGCCTCGCCGACCTCACCGATCAGCCACCAGAAAAAGCCATAGGCCGGCAGATACACGTGCCAGCGGCGGGAGGCCGGGGGAAACTCGCTGCCGTAGAGCACCTCCCGCATCCGCGCGCCCTGCCAGCCCGAGAGATCGAGCCAGGTGGAGGCGCCGGCGGAGGAGAGGTTGGCCACCACGAGAACGGTCATGCCATCCCCGTTGCGCGCATAGGCCAGCAGGCTGGGATGGCCGGCATCCAGCAGCTGGCAGTCGCCGGTGCGCAGGGCCGGCAGCACCCGACGGCAGGTGAGCATGCGCCGGTGCCAGTTGAGCAGCGAGCCGGAGAGCTGCTTCTGCACCTCCACGTTCACCACCCGGTAGTCGTAGCCCGGGGCGGTGATCGGGGGCAAGACGAGGAGGGGATCCGGGGCGGTGGAGAAGCCGCCGTTGCGGGCGGGCGTCCAGGCCATCGGGGTGCGGTTGGGATCGCGGTCCCGCAGACCGGGCCAGTCGCCCATGCCCAGCTCATCGCCGTAATACAGACACGGCATGCCCGGCAGGCTGTACAGCAGACCGTGCAGCATCGAGTTGGCCCGCTGATCGCCGTTGAGCAGGGGGGCCAGGCGCCGGTTGATGCCCCAGTTCAGCCAGTGCCCCTGGCCCTGCACGAGCCCGGAGCGGATCGCCTGGATCACCGAGGGCTCCACCAGATGGCCATCCCCCAGCCAGAGCTCATCGTGGTTCCGCAGGGGCAGGGCCCAGCGACAGCCCTTCACCGTGCTCACGGCCTGGCTGATGGCCCGCTTCAGGCCCTCGGTGCGACCGGTGGCCACAGCCGAGAACAGATGGGCGGTGAGCACGAAATTGAAGGCACCGTGCAGCTCGTCATCCGCCAGGTAGGGGGCCGACTCCTCCACCGGCTGGATCGCCTCCGCCAGCAGCAGGATCGAGCGGCCGGAGGCATCGACCCGCTCGCGCAGCCGCTTCAGGAAGGCATGGGTGGCGGGCAGCCCCTCGCAGCGGCTGTCCTCCTCCTCGTAGAGGAAGGGCACCGCATCGAGGCGGAAGCCGTCCACACCGCGCTCGAGCCAGAAGTCGACCACCGCGAGCATCTGCTCCTGCACCCAGGGGTTCTCGTAGTTGAGATCGGGCTGATGGCGCAGAAAGCGGTGGAAGTAGTACTGGCCGGCCACCTCGTCCCACTCCCAGTTGGAGGATTCGAAGTGGCGGAACAGCACCGGTGCCCCGGCATAGCGCCCGGGATCGTCGCTCCAGACGTACACCTCGCGCTCCACGCTCCCCTGGGGTGCCCAGCGGGCCCGCTGGAACCAGGGATGCAGCACGCTGGTGTGGTTCAGCACCAGATCGAGCACCACCTTGATGCCCTTGGCATGGGCGGCGGTCACGAACCGGTGGAAGGCCGCCAGATCGCCCAGCTCGGGATGGATGGCCTGAAAGTCGCTGACGTCGTACCCACCGTCCCGCAGGGGGGAGGGGTAGATGGGCGTCAGCCAGATCGCCTCCACCCCGAGCCAGCGCAGGTAGGACAGCCGGGAACTGAGACCCTGCAGGTCGCCGATGCCGTCGCCGTTGCCATCGCTGAACGAACGGGGGATCAGCTGATAGATCACACACCCCTCCCACCAGGGGGATCCAGCACCCGACATCAACGGCCCAGGCCAATGCTTCACAGCTAGGTCCGCCGGGCGCTGCCGTCCAGCCCCCGAAGGGACTGGCGCCTTCCCGCAATCGCCTTAGGGTTCGCTCACCCACGTGAGACCCATGCTGCGCACCCTCGGTGGCACGGCCAGCGCACTGCTCGCTCCCGTCCTGCTGCTGGGCGCACTGCCTCCGATGCCGGCCGCCCAGGTGACGGTGCAACCGGGAGACACCCTCTCGGAGATCGCCGAGCGGCACGGGGTGTCGATGCGCCGGCTGATGCAGCTCAACGGCCTGAGTGATCCGGCCCACATCGAGGCGGGCCAGAGCCTGCAGCTCAGCCCGACAGGCGACGGCGGCAGCACCGCCGGCAGCGGCCGCCACACCGTGCAACCCGGGGAGACCCTCTCGGAGATCGCCGAGCGCTACAACGTGAGCGCAGCTCAGCTGGCCGCCCTCAACGACCTCGACGACGACGATTACGTCCAGGCCGGCGAACGCCTGCGGCTGCCGGCGGGCGTTCGCAGCCAACCCGCTCCGCTGAAGGTGGACCCCTCTGCCGCAGAGCATGTGGTGGGCCGCGGCCAGACCCTCTCCCGGATCGCTGAGGCCTACGACCTGCCCCTCAGCCGCCTGATGGCGCTCAACGGCATCGAGGATGCCGACCGGGTGCAGGTGGGGCAGCGCCTGAACCTCCGCCAGCCGGCCTCGGCGGCGCCCCCCGCACCGGCACCCGCCCATTCACCAGCAGCGGTCGCTCCCACACCCGCACCAGTAGCAGCAGCCCCCGCTCCGGCGGCAGCTCCCGCTCCGCAGCCGGCCCCTGAAACCGTGGTCGCCGCGGTACAGCCCGAGCGCGCGGCCGCCGCGGAACCCGTACCAGCCACGGCGGAGGGCATGGCCAACGCCCCCGACTGGCGCACCTACGGCCCGCTCCGGGTGGACTGGGCCAACTGGCTGCCGATGGATGGCAGCCACGTGGCGCCGACGCTGAACGGCGACGATCAGCCCCTCTACCTGGCGGTGAACTGCGGAGCGAAGCGGCTCAACGCCACCGGAGCCACCGGAGCCTGGAAGACCTGGGAGACCCCCCGCAGCGACTTCGAGCG
It encodes the following:
- a CDS encoding tRNA-(ms[2]io[6]A)-hydroxylase, with the translated sequence MSLLLSPEAATARIRWLAEPSSAAWLEQALAHPMAVLIDHAHCERKAAGAAVQLMFRYLCEPGLGEVLSPLAREELEHFERVLALIKARGETLQPLKAPPYGASLAALVRRGEPQRMLDSFLVSGLIEARSHERMALLASHSPDAELRRLYGDLLASEARHFGVYWLLCEARWPRPLIMERLQELAQAEAAILRTLHPEPRMHS
- a CDS encoding glycerol-3-phosphate dehydrogenase/oxidase; protein product: MSTTHTDLLVIGGGATGAAVALSGVRRGLSVVLVEAGDLAGGTSCRSTKLLHGGVRYLELAFKTFDAGQLRLVREALLERGHWLDQVPFLARPLELALPTGQPLATLYYRIGLGLYDALAGRRAIAPSRAVSGGTLQRLLPGLSSRASGAVLYSDGQFDDARLNLLLALTAAAEGADVRSHCRARELLLENGRVGGALVEQGGRCERIEAGVVVNATGLAADAVRHMADPDAPPRLQTSRGVHVVLEQNLCPEGAGLLVPSTDDGRVLFMLPFHGRTLVGTTDTPCQAAEVNRASPQERDYLLDYVARWFPNRPVTVSAVWAGGRPLLQAAGGPTGNTAGLVREHEVETLPSGLISVMGGKWTTCRPMAHDTLQAVERQLGRSLPAEREAPVLGAVAGGAAAMAEPLHRCRQDLLSQLPAGVLQEAQADHLIASHGLRADRVLACAETPAELEPLSPAVPLCAAEIRHGIRHEQARSAVEVLARRCRLAMVDQAEARRLAPLVEELLDREGHPPTPAGAAPGDWETLV
- a CDS encoding cell division protein SepF, which gives rise to MFLTGPGFRGELVLHPSPAVSVERPQEPSTRASSARRSASLPPSPATELLVLRASSFDDAASAIDSVRTGVPVVFDVSGLPTPVQTRLTDYLCGGVVLVGGSTRCLQPGCWLAAPMTRPASCPGKALDET
- a CDS encoding acireductone dioxygenase, which codes for MSRLLIYDVATDDSTGAPAGPRALHEQPERIAVELAARGLRFERWPIETTAPATVDTPDNATASEALLQRHAAAIERVRNEVGLQTVDVVRLAPDHPERERLRAMFLQEHTHSEDEVRFFVEGRGLFCLHIGDEVLQVLCTRGDWIAVPAGTRHWFDMGPRPHFCALRFFGNPEGWVASFTGWEGAARYPRLDALPEALSCASGAQGAASAGSPPPPEPVPAGAP
- a CDS encoding gamma-glutamyltransferase family protein, which produces MPRCSRRVTMAGALLSLLTGLGAAPVWAQPSPEAPEAIEASRPTVSRAEGRSLVVTAHPLASQAALAVLREGGSAMDAVVTAQTVLAVVEPQSSGLGGGGFLLHWDQASGRLQAFDGRETAPAHATPASWLKSDGTPLPWLEATRTLTAIGVPGTVALLAEAHRRFGEQPWGELLQPAIALADGGFRVTPRLQRSIALAERLGTGHSPAFRRLYRPDGEPAAVGSRLRNPELAATLRRLAAGGGDAFYRGEQARSLLAGLRGLARQGARGRGFAAEDLAAYRALERKPLCLPYRRWRVCSVPPPSGGGLALLQSLALLQARLPEPAPEEELKAWHLRAEALRLADADRAHWVRDPAEGPIPLQGLLDPAYLQQRATRIDPERPTPAPAAGTPPGSAGLRFASQSRGAGGGTTHLVVVDAAGNIASFSGSVETVFGSRHLVDGMVLNNQLTDFSFRPERDGLPIANRIDAGKRPMSAMAPLIVFDGNRPVLALGSPGGWLIPHYLVGALQAALDWDLPAAEVVALPHLAVRPETTLLEEAPAHPADGLSELGHRIERRGFSSGLALIRRRGDRWRGAADPRREGSALALP
- the glpK gene encoding glycerol kinase GlpK — protein: MRAMAEPLILALDQGTSSSRAVLYTPSGRQVASASAPLPIRYPADGWVEQDAGAIWDSQRQAMRSLETQLDDAQRRAVAACGITNQRETTVLWSRRDGRALGPALVWQDGRTAAICRRWKEAGLEESWCHRTGLLLDPYFSASKITWLLEHEPEAAAAAGRGELCFGTVDSWLLRNLAEGQPHRTDMSNASRTLLMDLEQRTWLPDAAGTCGLPESALPELWPCRGGFGTIAAGLPFAGVPITAMLGDQQAATLGQLCLRAGEAKCTYGTGAFLVINTGSELRRSDSGLLSTLGWTDAHGTPTYCLEGSLFNAGTVVQWLRDGLGLFERSEEVNTLAAEVSGSGGVMLVPAFTGWGTPHWDPGARALLIGLTRDSRRGHIARAALEGIALSVATLVSLAEEAMGTPLQELAVDGGAAASDLLLQAQADASGITVRRPADLESTARGVAMMAGLEAGVVAEPSAFEAGVRDPGPRRFQPSMDSEARSQWRRRWEEAVRRSLHWDT
- a CDS encoding glycoside hydrolase family 13 protein — protein: MEQAGATGGGGGGLDGSLEPSWVADAVVYQVFPDRFRRSGRVREQAGLTLDPWGSPPSPHGFQGGDLLGLIEGLDHIQSLGATCLLLNPIFQSASNHRYHTDDYLRVDPLLGGEEAFSALLEAVHARGMRLVLDGVFNHCGRGFWPFHHLVENGADSPYRDWFVVERWPIDPYPRSPSDTCGYHCWWNAPALPKFRHAHPPVRDFLLDVARHWLERGIDGWRLDVPDEVESGFWLPFRRMVKAVNPEAWIVGEIWGDARPWLAGDRFDGVMNYRMAWSSLGFFGAETIRSDLAFQAMPYGPLDGAGFLTVVEQTLGWYTAAVNRCQLNLLDSHDVPRALHVLGGDRSALTLALQFLFALPGAPCIYYGTEVGLSGGPEPGCREALPWRPLEQGGAAGAKAAVVVDPELTRLLQELTARRARHPALRGDGWRLRELSDDSGVCWGLWLERWQDGDRLHLVFNRSREERPVPEALLSNLDAETPSRIPAREVLVLPA
- the aroQ gene encoding type II 3-dehydroquinate dehydratase, translated to MKVLLLNGPNLNLLGRREPGIYGSASLQAIEEDLVSRAARQTVELACFQSNHEGALVERIQQAMGQIDGILINAAAYTHTSIALRDALAAVALPYVELHLSNVHARESFRHHSLLADRALGVVSGFGAHSYVMALDGLVQHLRRKEDAGAGASR
- the cobI gene encoding precorrin-2 C(20)-methyltransferase; translation: MAAAAESAPAGLTLVGVGPGDPELLTVAAVRAIAAAGVVAYPISAEGAASMAAAIAAPWIGPEQRRLPLLMPVVEAAEPRRRAWREACDRLAREVEAGAAVVFLCEGDVSLYATAAYVLMALRRHHPACPVALIPGITSMAAAAARGAWPLALQREQLLITPTPDTGEDMDSLLITAARANRVLVLLKLGRRWRWLRPLLEARGLLEGALLARRVGWPDELIAPAAAVPAAELPYFSLLLLRQGRAEVLP